The genomic DNA CGACGACATCCACCGTGATGCGCTCGAAGCCGCCGCCGCGCAGACCCGGGCAGCCCAGGCCGCGGCGCAACGCCTCGACGAACTGATCGCCGAACAGAAGCCCGGCTCCATTCACGACTACACGCCAAAGGTGTTGCGGGCGTGGAACGAGCGCCGCAGCCAGGCGGCGTGGGAGGAGCTGGGGCGCAGCGACGAGGAGATCGGCCAGGAGAGTCCCGCTGCGACGTTCCGCCGGTTGCGCCTCGAGATGCTGGAGGCCGAGCGCAAGGAGTTCATCGCGCAGCGCGACGCCGGCGCAATCGACGACGAGGTGCTGCGAAACCTGTTGCGCGGTCTCGATCTCGAGGAAGCAGCCCTCAACCGGGACTGACGGCATCGGTCCCGGTGGACGTGCCTATCTCCGACGGCATCTCGGCCCGGTAGGCCTGCATGGCGGAGATCAGCGCTGCGAACACCCGGTGGGCGGCTTCGAGGTCTTCGTCGGGGAGTACCGCCATCGCGTCGTGGCTGTGTTCGCCGAGCCGGGTGAAGAAGCCGCGGGCCACCTCCATGCCATGGTCGGCGTACCGCAGGATCACCTTGCGGCGGTCGGACGGGTCGACCTCGCGACGCAGGTGTCCGGTCTCGGCCATGCGCTCCACCAGGTAGGTGATCGCCGCACCGGACAACCCCATGCTCCGGCGCAGATCGCCTGCGGTCAGCGGAGCACCTGCGGTCTCCGCCACCATGACGAACAGCAGGGCGCGAAACTCATTGGCGGACAGGTCATTCTGTTCGGCGAAGGCGCGGGCCATCCAGTCCGACTCCGCCGTCAGGGCGCGCAGATCGGCCTCGATGCGACGTTCCGACTGCTCACGATCCGGACCGGGACTCGTCGTATCGGTCATCGTCTCGAACCTCCGGCGGAATTGACGTCTCAGCATAGGCGACCACAGACACTTGCCAACTATTTAGAAAAGTGAAATATTTGAGGGGTGTCCACTCGAACCTCTCGCCTCGCCGCACTCGTCGTCGTGGCCGCGGCCATCGCCGCGCTGGTGCTGATCGGGAGTTCCAGTTCCGCCGAGCAGTCACCCGTCGCCGTCCCAGCCACCGCGGAGTCCGCGCGTGCGGACGCCACCCGCGCCGACTTCCCGCAGGGCAAGGCGGTCCCGGCGATCCTGGTGATCACGCGCGCCGACGGCGCCGCACTGAACGCCGACGACCTGACCGCCACGGACGCGGCGCGCGAACGCGTGCTCGCCGCAGCCGACGCCCAGGGCGCTCCCCCGGTCGCGGTGTCCCAAGACCGCGAGGCCGCCGTCGCGACGATCCCGCTGGCGAGCGACCTGTCGGGCTTCGCCCTCGACGACGCGGTGACGTCGGTGCGGACGGCTACCGGTGACGGTCTGCCCGCCGATCTGCGTGCCGAGGTGACCGGCGGTCCCGCCTTCGGCGCCGACATCGCCAACTCGTTCAGCGGGGCCAACGTCACGCTGCTCGCCGTCACCGCGACGGTGGT from Mycolicibacterium arabiense includes the following:
- a CDS encoding MarR family winged helix-turn-helix transcriptional regulator, giving the protein MTDTTSPGPDREQSERRIEADLRALTAESDWMARAFAEQNDLSANEFRALLFVMVAETAGAPLTAGDLRRSMGLSGAAITYLVERMAETGHLRREVDPSDRRKVILRYADHGMEVARGFFTRLGEHSHDAMAVLPDEDLEAAHRVFAALISAMQAYRAEMPSEIGTSTGTDAVSPG